The following are encoded together in the Citrus sinensis cultivar Valencia sweet orange chromosome 1, DVS_A1.0, whole genome shotgun sequence genome:
- the LOC102613902 gene encoding protein phosphatase 2C 70 isoform X1 has product MATRESIVVFTVLLMLILILLFIFIACKPWRFFFPSYRSRSIIKSGELERPLVSDDEALVRDQSNDLTRNYDLEGACYQNEGLWRSPRAQGLVHKQRLSSASPHATHGDSVVLDVISDASEDLSVGQTLKRPLMKDHLAEVQKYGGQEDQSPNLKLGLGIDRFPEFLPKAIADQRSCLSLEVVSGPSRGIRCSVQSANASRLPLTLGRVSPSDVLLKDSEVSGKHALINWNPNKLKWELVDMGSLNGTLLNSQPINHPDSGSRHWGKPMELTSGDIITLGTTSSIHVQITSETVSQIPFGVGVASDPMALRRGAKKLPMEDVCYYHWPLPGVDKFGLFGICDGHGGSAAAKSASEILPKMVAAILSDSLKRERLLSQCDASDVLRDAFFQTEASMNHHYEGCTATVLLVWADGNANIFAQCANVGDSACVMNVDGKQIKMSEDHRIASYSERLRIQETGEPLKDGETRLCGLNLARMLGDKFLKQQDARFSAEPYISPVVHIDQASKAFALLASDGFWDVISVKKAIQLVVQMREKYSADKENSTEKIANVLLSEARTLRTKDNTSIIFLDFDSTFRMSCKVDS; this is encoded by the exons ATGGCGACACGAGAGAGCATTGTCGTTTTCACCGTTCTCCTTATGTTGATATTGATCCTTCTTTTCATCTTCATCGCCTGTAAACCATGGCGCTTCTTCTTCCCTTCTTATCGCTCTCGTTCCATCATCAAG AGTGGTGAACTTGAGAGGCCCCTTGTATCAGATGATGAGGCTTTGGTCCGAGATCAAAGCAATGATTTGACAAGAAACTATGATCTAGAGGGAGCTTGCTATCAAAATGAGGGGCTTTGGCGCTCACCCCGAGCGCAAGGACTTGTTCATAAACAGAGACTCTCCTCTGCATCTCCCCATGCAACTCATG GTGATAGCGTGGTCCTAGATGTAATCTCTGATGCTTCAGAGGATCTTTCGGTCGGCCAGACGCTTAAACGTCCATTGATGAAAGATCACTTGGCTGAAGTGCAAAAATACGGTGGACAGGAAGATCAAAGTCCTAATCTGAAGTTAGGTTTAGGTATTGATAGGTTCCCAGAGTTCTTGCCCAAGGCTATTGCAGATCaaa GAAGCTGTCTTTCGTTGGAGGTTGTATCTGGTCCTTCCCGTGGGATACGTTGTTCTGTCCAGTCAGCAAACGCTTCTAGGCTCCCACTAACCCTTGGAAGGGTTTCTCCCAGTGATGTGTTATTGAAGGATTCAGAAGTGTCTGGAAAGCATGCTTTAATAAACTGGAATCCGAAT AAATTGAAATGGGAGCTGGTAGACATGGGTAGTCTAAATGGAACGCTACTGAATTCCCAGCCTATTAACCATCCTGATTCTGGAAGTAGACATTGGGGTAAGCCAATGGAGCTTACAAGTGGAGACATAATAACTCTTGGCACAACTTCAAGCATACAT GTTCAAATTACATCGGAAACTGTTAGTCAGATCCCTTTTGGTGTTGGTGTGGCATCGGATCCCATGGCTTTGCGTCGAGGAGCAAAGAAACTTCCCATGGAAGATGTTTGCTATTATCACTGGCCTCTTCCTGGGGTTGATAAG TTTGGATTGTTTGGCATTTGTGATGGACATGGGGGTTCAGCGGCTGCAAAATCTGCTAGCGA AATTCTTCCTAAAATGGTTGCTGCTATATTGTCGGATTCACTTAAGAGAGAGAGGCTTCTGTCACAATGCGATGCTTCAGATGTTCTAAGGGATGCATTTTTTCAAACAGAAGCATCCATGAATCATCACTATGAG GGTTGTACTGCAACAGTGCTTTTGGTTTGGGCTGATGGCAATGCAAATATCTTCGCACAATGTGCAAATGTTGGAGACTCAGCCTGTGTTATGAA TGTTGATGGGAAGCAGATTAAAATGTCAGAAGACCACAGGATAGCTAGTTATTCTGAAAGGCTCCGAATCCAAGAAACAGGAGAACCGTTGAAAGATGGGGAAACGCGATTGTGTG GTTTAAACCTTGCTCGGATGCTTGGAGACAAATTTTTGAAACAGCAGGATGCTCGGTTCAGTGCGGAGCCATATATAAGTCCAGTTGTGCATATTGATCAAGCAAGCAAGGCCTTTGCATTATTGGCAAG TGATGGCTTTTGGGATGTCATTAGTGTCAAGAAAGCAATACAGCTAGTCGTTCAG ATGAGAGAGAAATACTCTGCAGATAAGGAGAACTCAACTGAGAAGATTGCTAATGTTTTGTTGAGTGAAGCTAGAACACTGCGAACAAAGGATAACACCTCCATAATATTCTTAGATTTTGACAGCACATTTAGAATGTCATGTAAAGTTGattcataa
- the LOC102613902 gene encoding protein phosphatase 2C 70 isoform X2 has translation MATRESIVVFTVLLMLILILLFIFIACKPWRFFFPSYRSRSIIKSGELERPLVSDDEALVRDQSNDLTRNYDLEGACYQNEGLWRSPRAQGLVHKQRLSSASPHATHGDSVVLDVISDASEDLSVGQTLKRPLMKDHLAEVQKYGGQEDQSPNLKLGLGIDRFPEFLPKAIADQRSCLSLEVVSGPSRGIRCSVQSANASRLPLTLGRVSPSDVLLKDSEVSGKHALINWNPNKLKWELVDMGSLNGTLLNSQPINHPDSGSRHWGKPMELTSGDIITLGTTSSIHVQITSETVSQIPFGVGVASDPMALRRGAKKLPMEDVCYYHWPLPGVDKFGLFGICDGHGGSAAAKSASEILPKMVAAILSDSLKRERLLSQCDASDVLRDAFFQTEASMNHHYEGCTATVLLVWADGNANIFAQCANVGDSACVMNVDGKQIKMSEDHRIASYSERLRIQETGEPLKDGETRLCVMAFGMSLVSRKQYS, from the exons ATGGCGACACGAGAGAGCATTGTCGTTTTCACCGTTCTCCTTATGTTGATATTGATCCTTCTTTTCATCTTCATCGCCTGTAAACCATGGCGCTTCTTCTTCCCTTCTTATCGCTCTCGTTCCATCATCAAG AGTGGTGAACTTGAGAGGCCCCTTGTATCAGATGATGAGGCTTTGGTCCGAGATCAAAGCAATGATTTGACAAGAAACTATGATCTAGAGGGAGCTTGCTATCAAAATGAGGGGCTTTGGCGCTCACCCCGAGCGCAAGGACTTGTTCATAAACAGAGACTCTCCTCTGCATCTCCCCATGCAACTCATG GTGATAGCGTGGTCCTAGATGTAATCTCTGATGCTTCAGAGGATCTTTCGGTCGGCCAGACGCTTAAACGTCCATTGATGAAAGATCACTTGGCTGAAGTGCAAAAATACGGTGGACAGGAAGATCAAAGTCCTAATCTGAAGTTAGGTTTAGGTATTGATAGGTTCCCAGAGTTCTTGCCCAAGGCTATTGCAGATCaaa GAAGCTGTCTTTCGTTGGAGGTTGTATCTGGTCCTTCCCGTGGGATACGTTGTTCTGTCCAGTCAGCAAACGCTTCTAGGCTCCCACTAACCCTTGGAAGGGTTTCTCCCAGTGATGTGTTATTGAAGGATTCAGAAGTGTCTGGAAAGCATGCTTTAATAAACTGGAATCCGAAT AAATTGAAATGGGAGCTGGTAGACATGGGTAGTCTAAATGGAACGCTACTGAATTCCCAGCCTATTAACCATCCTGATTCTGGAAGTAGACATTGGGGTAAGCCAATGGAGCTTACAAGTGGAGACATAATAACTCTTGGCACAACTTCAAGCATACAT GTTCAAATTACATCGGAAACTGTTAGTCAGATCCCTTTTGGTGTTGGTGTGGCATCGGATCCCATGGCTTTGCGTCGAGGAGCAAAGAAACTTCCCATGGAAGATGTTTGCTATTATCACTGGCCTCTTCCTGGGGTTGATAAG TTTGGATTGTTTGGCATTTGTGATGGACATGGGGGTTCAGCGGCTGCAAAATCTGCTAGCGA AATTCTTCCTAAAATGGTTGCTGCTATATTGTCGGATTCACTTAAGAGAGAGAGGCTTCTGTCACAATGCGATGCTTCAGATGTTCTAAGGGATGCATTTTTTCAAACAGAAGCATCCATGAATCATCACTATGAG GGTTGTACTGCAACAGTGCTTTTGGTTTGGGCTGATGGCAATGCAAATATCTTCGCACAATGTGCAAATGTTGGAGACTCAGCCTGTGTTATGAA TGTTGATGGGAAGCAGATTAAAATGTCAGAAGACCACAGGATAGCTAGTTATTCTGAAAGGCTCCGAATCCAAGAAACAGGAGAACCGTTGAAAGATGGGGAAACGCGATTGTGTG TGATGGCTTTTGGGATGTCATTAGTGTCAAGAAAGCAATACAGCTAG
- the LOC102613608 gene encoding protein FANTASTIC FOUR 3-like — translation MATIVCQGLQSRLESHQLQVLEPRTISLKLSCFVDEKRFHSDDDDEKQISSATAAADDSSSLHCWSFLQAISNNGSKLEATNKETTSTYVHPMDNRSKSTLSEKSLELCTENLGSETGTDIIIEDDGSSSCGIFSENGGKNIPPRREVELQKCAAAKKVIARNFPPPLTTIRGVASLQVRPHREDGRLIIKATKAPSPRCSLFQAERSHGRLRLSLYKDTISDEQIENDAVAASCGDREDEDEDEDEEEEEEDGDVAVVEGDFDVENDGDMGEEEEEGVNGNHKEFGGKMGIKKKFPRRGTGRCKEGEPDKKGLLNWEALWVATS, via the coding sequence ATGGCAACAATTGTGTGCCAAGGCTTACAATCTCGTCTTGAGTCTCATCAACTTCAAGTGCTTGAGCCAAGAACAATAAGCCTCAAATTATCTTGTTTTGTTGATGAAAAGCGATTCCattctgatgatgatgatgaaaagcAAATCTCTTCAGCTACTGCTGCTGCCGATGATTCATCTTCTTTGCACTGCTGGAGCTTCCTCCAAGCCATCTCCAACAATGGCTCCAAATTGGAAGCAACGAATAAAGAAACAACCTCCACCTACGTTCATCCTATGGACAATCGCTCCAAATCCACACTCAGTGAGAAGAGCTTGGAATTGTGCACTGAGAATCTTGGAAGCGAAACGGGCACtgatataataattgaagACGACGGCAGCAGCAGCTGCGGCATATTCTCAGAAAATGGCGGGAAGAATATTCCTCCAAGAAGGGAAGTGGAATTACAGAAATGTGCAGCCGCCAAGAAAGTGATTGCTCGAAATTTTCCTCCTCCATTGACTACGATACGTGGCGTGGCATCGCTACAAGTGAGGCCCCACAGGGAAGACGGGCGGCTAATCATCAAAGCTACGAAGGCCCCATCACCTCGCTGCTCCCTCTTTCAAGCTGAAAGAAGCCACGGCCGCCTTCGACTTAGCCTTTACAAAGATACTATTTCCGATGAGCAGATTGAAAATGACGCGGTGGCCGCGAGTTGTGGAGACCGAGAAGACGAAGACGAAGACgaagacgaagaagaagaggaagaagatggTGATGTTGCTGTTGTTGAGGGTGATTTTGATGTAGAAAATGACGGAGACATGGGAGAGGAAGAGGAGGAGGGGGTGAATGGAAATCATAAAGaatttgggggtaaaatgggaattaagaagaaatttcCGAGGCGAGGGACAGGGAGGTGCAAAGAAGGTGAGCCCGATAAGAAGGGATTGTTAAATTGGGAGGCTTTATGGGTGGCTACATCCTAA